The following proteins are co-located in the Alcaligenes faecalis genome:
- the rpoD gene encoding RNA polymerase sigma factor RpoD — protein MTQTTGKTSTTVSRSAKKTLAATAKSGASSSVELDELHESGEPGAAPAKKAVKKAAAKKTVAKKAAAKKTAVKAATGGRRGRPAKNANNDGIDFVDDDEMGEEEVIPDLKPVAKRGAKRAKAEKDVFGVRGQLSPEEQEARRNRLKALIKLGKDRGYLTYSEINDHLPDDLVDVEAIDGIIGTFSDMGISVYDQAPDADTLLMSDNAPMASSDDDVEDEAEAALTTVDSDFGRTTDPVRMYMREMGSVELLTREGEIEIAKRIEDGLKHMVMAIAACPTTVNEILAYVQRVREGVMQIDEVVDGLVDDDGEEYAGSGVSADDEDEGPAGGMSSKQIEYLRNKSLKKFDIIGEWFDKMRVSFESEGYKSAGYVQAQETILNEFMGIRFTAKMVEKLADTMREQVAIVRQHEREILTICVDRADMPRAHFIKAFPGNETNLDWVVQEVAAGHAYSAILERHIPAIQEVQQKLIDLQTSVVLPLKDLKEVNKRMTTGEAKARKAKREMTEANLRLVISIAKKYTNRGLQFLDLIQEGNIGLMKAVDKFEYRRGYKFSTYATWWIRQAITRSIADQARTIRIPVHMIETINKMNRINRQILQETGVEPDPATLAQKMDMPEDKVRKILKIAKEPISMETPIGDDDDSHLGDFIEDNNTVSPSDSALHGSMRDVVKDVLDSLTPREAKVLRMRFGIEMSTDQTLEEVGKQFDVTRERIRQIEAKALRKLRHPSRADKLKSFLESQ, from the coding sequence ATGACTCAAACGACTGGTAAAACCTCGACGACGGTCTCTCGGTCTGCTAAGAAAACCTTGGCCGCGACAGCAAAATCAGGGGCATCAAGCTCGGTAGAGCTCGATGAGCTTCACGAAAGTGGAGAGCCAGGCGCAGCGCCTGCCAAAAAGGCAGTAAAAAAGGCGGCTGCTAAAAAAACGGTAGCCAAAAAAGCGGCTGCCAAGAAAACGGCGGTTAAAGCCGCCACTGGCGGTCGCCGTGGACGTCCTGCAAAAAATGCCAATAACGACGGTATCGACTTTGTCGATGACGACGAGATGGGCGAAGAAGAGGTCATTCCTGATCTCAAGCCGGTGGCCAAGCGTGGTGCCAAGCGTGCCAAAGCCGAAAAAGATGTGTTCGGTGTCCGTGGTCAGCTGAGCCCTGAAGAGCAGGAAGCTCGCCGCAACCGCCTCAAGGCCCTGATCAAGCTGGGCAAGGACCGCGGTTACCTGACCTACAGTGAAATCAACGATCACCTGCCCGATGATCTGGTGGATGTCGAAGCCATTGATGGCATTATCGGCACCTTCAGTGACATGGGTATTTCGGTGTACGACCAGGCTCCCGACGCTGACACCTTGCTCATGAGCGATAACGCGCCCATGGCATCCAGCGACGACGATGTCGAGGACGAGGCTGAGGCTGCTCTGACCACGGTAGATTCGGACTTTGGTCGCACGACTGACCCTGTGCGTATGTACATGCGCGAAATGGGCTCGGTGGAATTGCTGACCCGCGAAGGCGAAATTGAAATCGCCAAGCGTATCGAAGATGGCTTGAAGCACATGGTGATGGCGATTGCCGCTTGTCCTACCACGGTCAACGAGATCCTGGCCTACGTTCAGCGTGTACGCGAAGGCGTCATGCAGATCGATGAAGTGGTCGATGGTCTGGTGGATGACGATGGCGAAGAATACGCCGGTTCCGGTGTGAGCGCCGACGACGAGGACGAAGGTCCAGCCGGCGGCATGAGCAGTAAGCAGATTGAATACCTGCGTAACAAGTCGCTCAAGAAATTCGACATCATTGGCGAGTGGTTTGACAAGATGCGTGTGTCCTTCGAATCCGAAGGCTACAAGAGCGCAGGCTATGTACAAGCTCAGGAAACCATTCTGAACGAATTCATGGGCATTCGCTTTACTGCCAAGATGGTGGAAAAGTTGGCCGACACCATGCGTGAGCAGGTTGCCATCGTGCGTCAGCACGAGCGCGAAATCCTGACCATCTGTGTGGATCGTGCTGATATGCCACGCGCGCACTTCATCAAGGCTTTCCCTGGCAACGAAACCAATCTGGATTGGGTGGTGCAGGAAGTGGCGGCTGGCCACGCCTACAGCGCCATTTTGGAGCGTCACATCCCTGCGATTCAGGAAGTTCAGCAAAAGCTGATCGATCTGCAAACCAGCGTTGTGCTGCCCTTGAAGGACCTGAAAGAAGTCAACAAACGCATGACCACGGGCGAAGCCAAGGCACGTAAAGCCAAGCGCGAAATGACCGAGGCCAACTTGCGTCTGGTGATCTCCATTGCCAAGAAGTACACCAACCGTGGCTTGCAGTTCCTCGATCTGATTCAGGAAGGCAATATCGGCTTGATGAAGGCAGTGGACAAGTTCGAATACCGTCGCGGCTACAAATTCTCCACGTATGCCACGTGGTGGATTCGTCAGGCCATTACGCGTTCGATCGCTGACCAGGCCCGCACGATTCGTATTCCGGTTCACATGATCGAGACGATCAACAAGATGAACCGTATCAATCGTCAGATTTTGCAGGAAACCGGCGTCGAGCCTGATCCCGCAACCTTGGCCCAGAAGATGGACATGCCCGAGGACAAGGTTCGCAAGATCCTGAAGATCGCCAAAGAGCCTATCTCCATGGAAACGCCGATCGGTGACGATGACGATTCCCACCTGGGCGATTTCATCGAGGACAACAACACCGTTTCGCCATCGGACTCTGCTTTGCACGGTTCCATGCGCGATGTGGTGAAAGATGTCCTGGACTCCCTGACGCCACGCGAAGCCAAAGTGCTGCGCATGCGTTTCGGTATCGAGATGAGCACCGACCAGACTCTGGAAGAGGTGGGCAAGCAGTTTGACGTCACGCGTGAGCGTATTCGTCAAATAGAAGCCAAGGCATTGCGCAAGCTGCGTCATCCTAGCCGTGCTGACAAACTGAAGAGCTTCCTGGAAAGCCAGTAA
- the dnaG gene encoding DNA primase: MIPESFVQELLARVDVVDVVGRYVQLRKGGANLLGLCPFHNEKSPSFTVSPTKQFYHCFGCGAHGSAISFLMEHTGASFPEAVRSLAGSVGMTVPEADRTPRQRAADARRKDELSRQHHILETAQGHYLRQLKQSPIAIDYLKRRGLDGETAARFGLGWTGTERRGLSAVFPQYEDKQLVESGLVIESEDGRRYDRFRSRVMFPIRSTKGHIIGFGGRLIEKGEPKYLNSPETTLFSKGHELYGLWEGRQGIRKEGFVLIVEGYMDVVALSQHGLHNAVATLGTATTEHHITKLMRASDRLVFCFDGDRAGRKAAWRALNTCLPLVRDDVSIRFMFLADNHDPDSFVREYGAEAFREQAQAAAALSRFFLDELAARHRMDEAEGRAACVHEALPLLLELADSTLKVQIQHEFARMVLLTPDELAQRLSTVEPVRRPVVDTPPAQDGLVARPAVPVQPAPAADEMAPFEDGFDGSFADSLPMDGWQDEPDWQPQEQYQERPASGRSKGGKNNRQRQERAVLGGSRAVTPMAKRLLRLLIGHPTLVGELGDQQLEILAQSPHLRLVQELIALSNISSARHAGALLEAVDPESDLAPVLEALATELLGEEELPDPQGEWRDALHRIELDAIKAEQSALVATGLQEPEQRQRYQELTRRIALLNAAYTRQVK, translated from the coding sequence TTGATCCCTGAATCTTTTGTTCAGGAACTGCTCGCCCGTGTCGACGTCGTCGATGTCGTCGGGCGATATGTGCAGTTGCGTAAAGGCGGGGCCAACTTGCTTGGCCTGTGCCCTTTTCACAACGAAAAATCCCCTTCATTCACAGTCAGTCCGACCAAGCAGTTTTACCATTGCTTCGGTTGTGGCGCTCACGGATCGGCTATCTCGTTCCTGATGGAACATACCGGGGCTTCATTCCCCGAGGCGGTACGCAGCTTGGCTGGGTCCGTCGGAATGACTGTACCCGAAGCAGATCGCACCCCACGCCAACGTGCTGCCGATGCGCGTCGTAAAGACGAACTATCGCGCCAGCATCATATTCTTGAGACGGCACAGGGGCATTACCTACGTCAGCTAAAACAATCTCCCATTGCTATCGACTACCTGAAACGTCGTGGCCTGGATGGGGAGACTGCTGCCCGTTTCGGCCTGGGCTGGACAGGCACGGAGCGACGTGGGCTATCGGCTGTATTTCCACAATACGAAGACAAGCAACTGGTTGAGTCCGGCCTGGTGATCGAGTCCGAGGATGGTCGTCGCTACGACCGTTTTCGTTCGCGCGTCATGTTTCCGATCCGCAGTACCAAGGGCCATATCATTGGCTTTGGTGGCCGTCTGATCGAAAAAGGCGAGCCCAAGTACCTGAACTCGCCAGAAACGACGCTGTTTTCCAAGGGCCACGAGCTGTACGGCTTGTGGGAAGGGCGTCAGGGCATACGCAAAGAAGGTTTTGTCCTGATTGTTGAAGGCTATATGGACGTGGTGGCGCTGTCGCAACATGGCTTGCACAATGCCGTAGCGACTCTGGGCACTGCGACGACTGAACACCACATCACCAAATTGATGCGTGCCAGCGACAGGCTGGTGTTTTGCTTTGATGGTGACAGGGCTGGGCGCAAAGCCGCCTGGCGTGCCTTGAACACCTGCTTGCCCCTGGTTCGTGACGACGTATCCATCCGTTTCATGTTCCTGGCGGATAACCACGACCCGGATTCGTTTGTTCGTGAGTACGGCGCGGAAGCGTTTCGCGAGCAAGCCCAGGCAGCCGCCGCTTTATCGCGCTTTTTCCTGGATGAGCTGGCGGCTCGCCATCGCATGGACGAGGCCGAAGGCCGTGCGGCCTGCGTACATGAAGCGTTGCCTTTGCTGCTGGAGCTGGCCGACAGTACCTTGAAAGTGCAGATTCAGCACGAATTTGCCCGCATGGTGCTGTTGACGCCGGACGAGCTGGCGCAGCGCCTGAGCACAGTAGAGCCGGTGCGTCGACCGGTTGTCGACACGCCACCGGCGCAAGATGGCCTGGTTGCCAGGCCTGCCGTACCGGTGCAGCCTGCGCCCGCAGCGGATGAGATGGCCCCGTTTGAGGATGGTTTTGACGGCTCTTTTGCCGACAGCCTGCCTATGGATGGCTGGCAGGACGAGCCCGATTGGCAGCCTCAGGAGCAATATCAGGAGCGGCCAGCATCAGGTCGCAGCAAGGGTGGCAAGAATAATCGTCAGCGGCAAGAGCGCGCTGTCCTGGGTGGCAGCCGTGCCGTGACTCCGATGGCCAAGCGATTGCTGCGCTTGCTCATTGGGCATCCCACCTTGGTGGGCGAGCTGGGCGATCAACAACTTGAAATTTTGGCGCAAAGTCCCCACTTACGTTTAGTGCAAGAGCTGATTGCCTTAAGCAATATCAGCTCGGCGCGTCATGCAGGCGCTTTGCTGGAGGCCGTGGACCCCGAGTCCGATCTGGCCCCTGTGCTGGAGGCGCTGGCCACGGAGCTTTTGGGCGAGGAAGAATTGCCTGATCCCCAAGGCGAATGGCGTGATGCGTTGCATCGCATCGAACTGGATGCGATCAAGGCAGAACAGTCGGCATTGGTCGCTACGGGCTTGCAAGAGCCCGAACAGCGTCAGCGTTATCAAGAATTGACACGCCGTATTGCTTTGTTGAATGCTGCTTATACTCGGCAAGTGAAGTAA
- the rpsU gene encoding 30S ribosomal protein S21, with protein MSIVRLKENEPFEVALRRFKRTIEKTGLLTELRSREFYEKPTAERKRKHAAAVKRHYKRIRSQQLPPRLY; from the coding sequence ATGTCCATTGTTCGCCTGAAAGAAAACGAACCTTTTGAAGTTGCTCTGCGCCGCTTCAAACGCACTATTGAAAAAACCGGTCTGTTGACCGAGCTGCGTTCGCGCGAATTCTACGAAAAGCCAACGGCTGAGCGCAAGCGCAAACACGCTGCCGCCGTGAAGCGTCACTACAAACGTATTCGCAGCCAACAACTGCCTCCACGCTTGTATTGA
- a CDS encoding phosphoribosyltransferase, whose amino-acid sequence MSLPPNSDTDEWVSWEQYNRLIEQLALSIHESGWKFDKIVCLARGGMRVGDVISRIYDVPLGILATSSYREAAGTEQGDLDIAQYITITRGTLDGNVLLVDDMVDTGKTFMRVRDHLRAQFPAITELKTAVLWWKGHAQVDPDYYVSKLPTNPWIHQPFEDYDSIRPHQLDAWIRKGTGQA is encoded by the coding sequence ATGAGTCTGCCCCCAAATAGCGATACTGATGAATGGGTTTCCTGGGAACAATACAATCGCCTGATTGAACAATTGGCCCTGAGCATTCACGAATCAGGCTGGAAATTCGACAAAATTGTTTGCCTGGCCCGAGGCGGCATGAGAGTGGGGGACGTTATTTCGCGTATCTATGATGTACCCTTGGGTATTTTGGCCACCAGCAGCTATCGCGAAGCCGCCGGTACCGAACAGGGTGATCTGGATATTGCGCAATACATCACCATTACCCGTGGCACCTTGGATGGCAATGTGCTGCTGGTCGATGATATGGTCGATACCGGCAAGACTTTTATGCGTGTACGTGATCACTTGCGTGCTCAGTTTCCCGCGATTACCGAGCTGAAAACCGCTGTTTTGTGGTGGAAAGGCCACGCCCAGGTCGACCCAGACTACTACGTGTCCAAGTTGCCCACAAATCCCTGGATTCATCAGCCTTTTGAGGACTACGATAGCATTCGCCCTCATCAGCTGGACGCTTGGATCCGCAAGGGTACTGGCCAGGCTTGA
- a CDS encoding adenylosuccinate synthase: protein MSKNLVVIGTQWGDEGKGKIVDWLAESAHGVVRFQGGHNAGHTLWINGKKTILRLIPSGIMHEHVTCYIGNGVVLSPEALLTEIAELEAAGLDVRSRLQISPACPLILPYHIAVDQAREKRKGDGKIGTTGRGIGPAYEDKVARRALRVQDLYDPAIFDEKLSEALDYHNFVLTQYLGAEAVSAEQVRDLAMKHAEQLAPMVADVSNNLYQAKKAGQKLLFEGAQGALLDIDHGTYPFVTSSNCLSGAASAGSGVGPQELSYVLGIAKSYTTRVGSGPFPTELLDDTGMRLATVGKEFGSVTGRPRRCGWFDAAAMKRSVMINGISGLCITKLDVLDGVEQIKIGVGYRYKGEFLDVLPYGAHAVAEAEPVLEEMPGWTESTVGVTDYDKLPINARRYLERIAELCDVPIDMVSTGPDRNETIVLRDPFTK from the coding sequence ATGAGCAAAAACCTTGTGGTGATTGGCACCCAGTGGGGTGACGAAGGCAAAGGCAAGATCGTCGACTGGCTGGCCGAGTCCGCGCATGGCGTGGTTCGTTTCCAGGGTGGGCATAACGCTGGCCATACATTATGGATTAATGGCAAAAAGACCATTTTGCGCCTGATTCCTTCGGGCATCATGCACGAGCACGTCACTTGCTATATTGGCAATGGCGTGGTGCTCTCGCCTGAGGCCCTGTTGACCGAAATTGCCGAACTGGAGGCTGCTGGTCTGGACGTGCGTTCGCGCCTGCAGATCTCGCCTGCCTGCCCGCTGATTTTGCCCTACCACATTGCTGTGGATCAGGCTCGTGAAAAACGTAAAGGCGACGGCAAGATCGGTACGACTGGTCGCGGTATTGGCCCAGCCTACGAAGATAAGGTGGCACGCCGTGCCCTGCGCGTTCAGGACTTGTACGACCCCGCAATCTTCGACGAAAAATTGTCTGAGGCGTTGGATTACCACAACTTCGTGCTGACCCAGTATTTGGGCGCCGAAGCCGTCTCCGCCGAGCAGGTTCGTGATCTGGCCATGAAGCACGCAGAACAGCTTGCACCTATGGTGGCCGATGTGTCCAACAATCTGTATCAAGCCAAGAAAGCAGGGCAGAAGCTCTTGTTTGAAGGTGCACAAGGCGCACTGTTGGATATTGATCACGGCACATACCCTTTTGTTACCAGCAGCAACTGCTTGTCCGGTGCGGCTTCTGCGGGTTCCGGTGTCGGCCCTCAGGAACTGAGCTACGTGCTGGGTATTGCCAAGTCCTACACCACACGTGTGGGTTCGGGTCCATTCCCAACCGAATTGCTGGATGACACCGGCATGCGTCTGGCGACCGTGGGCAAGGAGTTCGGTTCCGTAACGGGCCGTCCACGTCGTTGTGGCTGGTTTGATGCTGCCGCCATGAAGCGTTCGGTCATGATCAACGGTATTTCCGGTTTGTGCATTACCAAGCTGGACGTGCTGGACGGCGTTGAGCAGATCAAGATTGGTGTCGGTTATCGCTACAAAGGCGAGTTTCTGGACGTCTTGCCCTACGGCGCGCACGCGGTTGCCGAAGCTGAGCCTGTCCTGGAAGAAATGCCCGGCTGGACCGAGTCCACTGTGGGCGTGACCGACTACGATAAGTTGCCCATCAACGCTCGTCGTTATCTGGAGCGCATTGCTGAGTTGTGCGATGTGCCTATCGACATGGTTTCCACCGGGCCAGATCGCAACGAAACCATCGTATTGCGTGATCCGTTTACCAAATAA
- a CDS encoding ATP phosphoribosyltransferase regulatory subunit → MSNWLLPESLADILPAEARRIEELRRDLLDLYRTYGFELVAPPLVEYLESLQAVSGTDLNLRTSKVVDQISGRTMGVRADMTPQVARIDAHLLNREGVTRLCYCGSVLHARPAGLLSDRELLQIGAEIFGHAGIESDLEVVQLALESVGRAGVRHPRLDLNYPDLGRFLIERDPVLKTRVAEVCELLNAKDVSGLRALGRESGCLPETTRYLLALTSLYGDGSVLERARNVLPDEPEVREALGSLRSFIDALPGHEITVDLADIGSGYAYHSGLIFSVYAEGWHDALVKGGRFDGIGRMYGRARPATGFSLDLRKLSAGLAPARAARAVRAPWGNEVALIAAVKQLRQNGEIVIQMLPGQELNLDEFVIDRELVSSDGQWQVRAL, encoded by the coding sequence ATGTCCAATTGGTTGTTGCCAGAGAGCCTGGCTGATATCTTGCCTGCAGAGGCGCGCCGCATCGAAGAACTGCGCCGCGATTTGCTAGACTTGTATCGTACTTACGGGTTTGAACTGGTCGCTCCACCCTTGGTGGAGTATCTGGAATCCTTGCAGGCGGTGTCTGGTACAGACCTGAATCTGCGGACCAGCAAAGTCGTCGATCAAATCTCGGGTCGTACCATGGGCGTACGCGCCGACATGACCCCCCAGGTAGCACGTATTGACGCTCACTTGCTTAACCGCGAAGGCGTGACTCGGCTTTGCTACTGTGGTTCGGTCTTGCATGCTCGTCCGGCAGGTTTGCTGTCGGATCGTGAGCTGCTGCAGATCGGCGCGGAAATCTTCGGTCATGCCGGTATTGAGTCCGATCTGGAAGTGGTGCAGTTGGCGCTGGAGAGCGTGGGTCGGGCAGGGGTGCGTCACCCTCGTTTGGACTTGAACTACCCTGATCTGGGGCGTTTCCTGATCGAGCGCGATCCTGTTTTGAAAACCCGTGTGGCAGAAGTGTGTGAACTTCTGAACGCCAAAGATGTGTCGGGCCTGCGCGCCTTGGGTCGTGAATCGGGCTGTTTGCCTGAAACCACCCGTTATCTGCTGGCTTTGACGTCGCTATATGGCGATGGCAGCGTGTTGGAACGCGCCCGTAATGTTCTGCCCGACGAGCCCGAAGTACGTGAGGCTTTGGGCAGTCTGCGCAGCTTTATTGATGCCTTGCCCGGCCATGAGATTACGGTAGACCTGGCCGATATCGGCAGTGGTTATGCCTACCATTCGGGACTGATCTTTTCGGTTTATGCGGAGGGTTGGCACGATGCCTTGGTCAAGGGTGGACGCTTTGATGGTATTGGCCGCATGTATGGCCGTGCTCGCCCTGCAACCGGCTTCAGCCTGGATTTACGCAAGCTGTCAGCGGGCTTGGCGCCTGCTCGGGCTGCCCGTGCGGTACGCGCTCCCTGGGGCAATGAGGTTGCTCTGATTGCTGCGGTCAAGCAGTTGCGTCAAAACGGTGAAATTGTGATTCAGATGCTGCCCGGTCAGGAGCTGAATCTGGATGAATTCGTGATCGACCGCGAGCTGGTCTCGTCGGACGGTCAGTGGCAAGTTAGGGCGCTATAA
- the hflC gene encoding protease modulator HflC — MQRLFPALVALAVIVGLLLSSVFIVRERDAALVFALGEVRDTITTPGLHFKLPPPFENVVFLDKRLQTIETKDPERIQTAEKKNLLIDSYVKWRISDPRLFYVTFGATDRGAVERLQAQIRDALNASVNVRTVKEVVSTERDAIMREVLTAVEARARPLGVEVVDVRLRRIDFAPEISESVYRRMEAERTQEANRLRATGAAESERIRAEAERQREELLADAYAQAQAIRGQGDGEAAAIYSDSYGKNPEFYRFYRSLEAYRSAFSKQTDTLVISPDSDFFKYWGEQGSSAAPAN; from the coding sequence ATGCAACGTTTATTTCCTGCTCTGGTGGCCCTGGCGGTAATTGTCGGTCTGCTGCTGTCTTCCGTATTTATCGTGCGTGAGCGCGATGCGGCGCTGGTTTTCGCCCTGGGTGAAGTGCGCGATACCATCACGACGCCCGGTTTGCACTTCAAATTGCCGCCGCCATTTGAAAATGTGGTGTTTCTTGACAAGCGTCTGCAGACGATTGAAACCAAAGATCCCGAGCGTATTCAGACCGCTGAAAAGAAGAACCTGCTGATTGACTCTTACGTCAAATGGCGTATTTCCGATCCACGCCTGTTTTACGTGACCTTCGGCGCAACGGATCGGGGTGCGGTGGAGCGTTTGCAGGCTCAGATTCGTGACGCTTTGAATGCATCGGTGAACGTCCGTACCGTTAAAGAAGTGGTGTCTACCGAGCGTGATGCCATTATGCGCGAGGTGCTCACCGCGGTTGAAGCCCGTGCCCGTCCTTTGGGCGTAGAGGTGGTTGATGTGCGTTTGCGCCGCATTGACTTCGCCCCTGAGATTTCGGAGTCGGTGTACCGCCGTATGGAAGCCGAGCGTACGCAAGAAGCAAATCGTCTGCGTGCCACCGGTGCCGCTGAAAGCGAGCGTATCCGTGCCGAGGCCGAACGTCAGCGTGAAGAGTTGCTGGCAGATGCTTACGCTCAAGCCCAGGCCATCCGTGGTCAGGGTGATGGGGAAGCCGCGGCTATTTACTCTGATAGTTATGGCAAGAACCCTGAGTTCTACCGTTTCTACCGCAGCCTGGAAGCTTATCGCAGTGCTTTCAGCAAACAGACCGATACGCTGGTCATCAGTCCTGACTCTGATTTCTTCAAGTATTGGGGCGAGCAAGGGTCATCTGCAGCACCTGCGAACTGA
- the hflK gene encoding FtsH protease activity modulator HflK: MRLNNKIFNLNDPGWGRDSGKNGSEPPRRPEKQDGPPDLDEVWRDFNSRLGSLFGKKGRRSPPGGMPPGSGNGPTMPKGSPKLLIIGGVVAVGLWMASGFTIVQEGQVAVVTRFGEYTKTLNPGLQWRWPAPIEDYQTVNISQLRTFEVGYRGSARNKVLPESLMLTTDENIVDMQYVVQYRLLPTGAPDYLFNTNNPDESVRQAAETAMREVVGKQPMDTVLYSGRTQIASDVQQLAQSILDRYRTGIQISTVAIQNVQPPEQVQAAFDDAVKAGQDRERQINEGQAYANKVLPEAAGQVARMMQESEGYKARVIGDAKGDTARFGSVEAEYVKAPGVTRDRLYLSTIQEILESTSKVLVDTRSDNNMLYLPLDKIVRQVGSRTDMEPSAPVVSASVQGQVSRSPAPASVPKAPAPANSAGLDTSLGSLVSPYSPYAR; encoded by the coding sequence ATGCGTCTGAACAATAAAATATTCAATCTCAATGATCCCGGTTGGGGACGAGACAGTGGCAAAAACGGTTCCGAGCCACCTCGCCGCCCCGAGAAACAAGATGGCCCGCCTGACCTCGACGAGGTGTGGCGTGACTTCAATAGTCGCTTGGGATCTTTATTCGGTAAAAAGGGGCGTCGTTCCCCTCCTGGTGGCATGCCTCCGGGTAGTGGCAATGGCCCAACCATGCCTAAAGGCTCACCCAAGCTGCTGATTATCGGCGGTGTGGTGGCAGTAGGCTTGTGGATGGCCAGTGGCTTTACCATTGTGCAAGAAGGTCAGGTTGCTGTGGTGACGCGTTTTGGCGAGTACACCAAGACCTTGAATCCTGGTCTGCAATGGCGTTGGCCAGCCCCGATCGAGGATTATCAAACCGTCAATATTTCGCAGTTGCGTACTTTCGAGGTGGGCTACCGCGGAAGTGCGCGCAACAAGGTCTTGCCTGAGTCCCTGATGCTGACGACCGACGAGAATATCGTTGATATGCAGTACGTGGTTCAGTATCGCCTGTTGCCTACCGGTGCACCGGACTACTTGTTCAACACCAATAATCCGGACGAGTCGGTACGTCAGGCGGCAGAGACCGCCATGCGTGAGGTCGTGGGCAAACAGCCTATGGACACTGTTCTGTATTCTGGCCGTACACAGATTGCGTCGGATGTGCAGCAATTGGCTCAGTCCATTCTGGACCGTTACCGCACAGGTATTCAGATCAGCACGGTGGCGATCCAGAACGTGCAACCGCCCGAGCAGGTTCAGGCAGCCTTTGATGATGCCGTCAAGGCCGGTCAGGACCGCGAGCGTCAGATCAATGAAGGTCAGGCCTACGCCAACAAGGTATTGCCCGAAGCGGCAGGTCAAGTGGCTCGCATGATGCAGGAGTCCGAAGGTTATAAGGCTCGCGTCATTGGTGATGCCAAGGGTGATACCGCACGTTTTGGCAGCGTCGAGGCCGAGTATGTGAAGGCTCCTGGTGTCACGCGAGACCGTTTGTACCTGTCCACGATTCAGGAAATCCTGGAAAGCACCAGCAAGGTACTGGTTGATACCCGTAGCGATAACAACATGCTTTATCTGCCTTTGGACAAGATCGTGCGTCAGGTGGGTAGCCGTACCGATATGGAGCCGTCTGCCCCAGTCGTTTCTGCGTCGGTGCAAGGGCAGGTAAGCCGTTCACCCGCACCGGCTTCGGTACCCAAAGCGCCGGCACCTGCTAACTCAGCCGGCCTGGATACCTCGCTGGGCTCCCTGGTCAGCCCTTATTCCCCATACGCACGCTAG
- the hflX gene encoding GTPase HflX, whose amino-acid sequence MKALVISVDMGELDYKAHAEEFVMLAEGAGAQIMELMVVRRSRPDSAYYIGTGKLEEAVALVKATGAEVVLFDHALSPAQQRNLERKLELRVVDRVALILDIFALRAQSHEGKLQVELAQLQHLTSRLTRMWTHLERQKGGIGMRGPGESQLEMDRRMIGDKVRTLRERLAKVQRQRSTQRRARSRSGTLSVSLVGYTNTGKSTLFNALTRAEAYAADQLFATLDTTTRRIWIEGAGQVVISDTVGFIRELPPTLIAAFRATLEETVHADLLLHVVDAANPQRDEQIAEVHKVLEDIGAHEIPRILVYNKIDQAGYEPRVERDEHGTIARVFVSALERIGLDGLRTAIVESGHFAENNASEQ is encoded by the coding sequence TTGAAGGCACTGGTCATTAGTGTGGACATGGGCGAGCTGGACTACAAGGCCCATGCCGAAGAGTTTGTCATGCTGGCTGAAGGCGCTGGCGCCCAGATTATGGAACTGATGGTCGTGCGTCGTTCCCGTCCAGACTCTGCCTACTATATCGGTACGGGCAAGCTGGAAGAGGCTGTCGCCCTGGTCAAAGCTACCGGCGCTGAAGTGGTGCTGTTTGACCATGCTTTGAGTCCGGCCCAGCAGCGTAACCTGGAGCGCAAGCTGGAGTTGCGAGTGGTAGACCGGGTCGCTCTGATTCTGGATATTTTTGCCCTGCGCGCTCAAAGCCATGAGGGTAAGTTGCAGGTCGAGCTGGCTCAATTGCAACACCTGACGTCTAGATTGACCCGGATGTGGACGCACTTGGAGCGTCAGAAGGGTGGTATCGGGATGCGGGGTCCGGGCGAGTCGCAGTTGGAAATGGACCGTCGGATGATTGGTGACAAAGTCCGTACCTTGCGCGAACGTCTGGCCAAGGTACAGCGCCAACGCAGCACCCAGCGTCGTGCCCGTTCTCGCAGCGGCACCTTGTCAGTGTCGCTGGTGGGCTATACCAACACGGGCAAATCCACCTTGTTCAATGCCTTGACCCGTGCGGAGGCCTACGCTGCCGATCAGTTGTTTGCGACCTTGGATACCACCACGCGTCGTATCTGGATCGAAGGGGCAGGGCAGGTCGTGATTTCGGATACGGTGGGTTTCATTCGTGAATTGCCACCGACCCTGATTGCCGCTTTCCGGGCCACGCTGGAAGAGACGGTCCATGCGGATTTATTGCTGCATGTGGTCGATGCGGCCAACCCTCAACGCGATGAGCAGATCGCTGAAGTTCATAAGGTTCTGGAGGACATCGGGGCCCATGAAATACCTCGCATTTTGGTTTACAACAAAATTGACCAAGCCGGCTATGAGCCAAGGGTAGAGCGGGATGAACATGGTACTATTGCCCGAGTCTTTGTTAGCGCTTTAGAGCGCATCGGATTGGATGGTTTGCGTACAGCAATCGTCGAATCAGGTCATTTCGCGGAAAACAATGCGTCTGAACAATAA